CAGAAGAGCGGAGTTGAAGTGAAGAAGTTCTTTAATACGAGTGGGGAAGTGTACAAGGAGCAGCAATTGAAGGACAAGCTGCCAGGGTTGTCCACAGAAGAGCAGATTCGTTTGCTGGCTTCCAATGGTCGTCTGATTAAACGTCCAATCGTTACGGATGGTCACAAAGTGACCGTAGGATTCAAAGAAGACACGTATGAGCAGGAATGGAACAACGCGTAATTTATAGATGAATGATTTCATTGATTGTTAAATGAACCAAGGTGAAAAAGGCTCTGAATGTTCAAATTTCAGGGCTTTTTTGGCTGGTCGATCCTTGGCGGAACTATGCTATAATGATAGAATTAGTTCGATATTTTATTTGCTAGATACAGGACAGGAGAGAACAAATTCAAGTGAATCAACGTAATGAACCTACTTTGTTGCTGGTAGATGGTATGGCGGTGTTGTTCCGTGCATTCTATGCAACATCTGCAAGCGGATATATCAGACGTACAAAGGCAGGCGTGCCAACCAACGCAGTATACGGATTTATCCGTTATTTTTGGGATGCGGTTCAGACCTTTGGGCCAAGTCATGTCGTATGCTGTTGGGATATGGGGGGCAAGACGTTTCGCGGTGAAGAGTATGCAGCGTACAAGGGGAACCGTCCGGAAGCTCCGGATGATCTGATTCCTCAATTTGCTCTGATTCGTGAAGTGATGGATAGTTTGAACATTCCGAATATTGGCGCTCAAGGATATGAGGCTGATGATTGCATCGGTACACTTGCCAAGTACTACACCGAGCAGACGGATATGAACGTGATGGTACTTACGGGTGACCATGATATGCTGCAACTG
This window of the Paenibacillus marchantiae genome carries:
- a CDS encoding arsenate reductase family protein, coding for MSNLKVYQYAKCGTCRKAVKWLEAQGHELELIPIFDTPPSEAELTELIQKSGVEVKKFFNTSGEVYKEQQLKDKLPGLSTEEQIRLLASNGRLIKRPIVTDGHKVTVGFKEDTYEQEWNNA
- a CDS encoding 5'-3' exonuclease codes for the protein MNQRNEPTLLLVDGMAVLFRAFYATSASGYIRRTKAGVPTNAVYGFIRYFWDAVQTFGPSHVVCCWDMGGKTFRGEEYAAYKGNRPEAPDDLIPQFALIREVMDSLNIPNIGAQGYEADDCIGTLAKYYTEQTDMNVMVLTGDHDMLQLIDDRTSIIIMKKGHGNYMVYTPESLMTEKQLTPRQVIDMKGLMGDASDNYPGVRGIGEKTALKLVQEFGSIEGILDNMDKLTPSVRNKIENDLDMLHLSRKLAEIHCAVPVACALDVCELRLDPDMVMDKFEQLEMKSLGSWMGVAIG